The Kangiella marina genome window below encodes:
- a CDS encoding oxidative damage protection protein, translated as MSRTIFCQKLQKDAEGIGFKPFPGELGDRIYDNISQQAWQMWLEHQTMLINEKRLSLVDEDTQKYLADQMEKFLFGGDYDKADGYVPENKQ; from the coding sequence ATGTCACGTACTATTTTTTGTCAAAAACTACAAAAAGACGCCGAAGGAATTGGTTTCAAGCCTTTCCCAGGTGAACTTGGCGATCGCATTTATGACAATATTTCGCAACAAGCATGGCAAATGTGGTTAGAGCACCAAACCATGCTCATCAACGAAAAACGCTTAAGTTTAGTTGACGAAGACACGCAGAAATACCTCGCCGACCAAATGGAAAAGTTCCTCTTCGGTGGCGACTACGACAAGGCCGATGGCTACGTCCCTGAAAACAAGCAATAA
- the mutY gene encoding A/G-specific adenine glycosylase, with product MWQATEFQNKVIAYYRQHGRKHLPWQGTKDPYQIWLSEIMLQQTQVTTVIPYYESFLNKFPTINHLAKASSDEVMHLWSGLGYYSRARNLHKAAKMVAETYDGKFPQTQEAIETLPGVGRSTAGAIAAFAFDQPSAILDGNVKRVLARCYGIEGWAGKSSVLKTLWQRAEENTPNHHTAEYNQAMMDLGAVVCTRSKPKCEQCPLSEHCYALKHDTITQLPGKKPKKARPKRSVYWLIYLENQQVVLHKRPPSGIWGGLWCFPEIDQSEQAPADAQKLSSFVHKFSHYDLEVQPLLVKKLPNTGIMEPNEFDSFALNFLQKNTQQKTAEIGLPTPVSKVLDSLS from the coding sequence ATGTGGCAAGCAACAGAGTTTCAAAACAAAGTCATTGCCTACTACCGCCAACACGGTCGTAAGCATTTGCCATGGCAAGGAACCAAAGATCCCTATCAGATTTGGCTGTCCGAAATCATGCTCCAGCAGACTCAGGTTACAACAGTCATTCCTTACTACGAATCTTTTCTCAATAAGTTTCCAACCATTAACCACTTAGCCAAGGCCAGCAGCGATGAAGTGATGCACCTGTGGAGCGGGCTGGGCTATTACAGCCGCGCCAGAAACCTCCACAAGGCAGCGAAAATGGTTGCGGAAACCTATGACGGAAAATTTCCACAAACTCAAGAAGCTATCGAAACACTCCCCGGTGTCGGTCGTTCCACTGCGGGCGCGATTGCTGCATTTGCCTTTGATCAGCCAAGCGCCATTCTCGACGGTAATGTTAAGCGTGTTTTAGCGCGCTGTTACGGCATCGAAGGCTGGGCAGGAAAATCGTCTGTGCTGAAGACTCTGTGGCAGCGAGCCGAAGAAAATACACCTAACCACCATACTGCCGAATATAATCAAGCCATGATGGATCTCGGCGCGGTGGTTTGTACTCGCTCAAAACCGAAATGCGAACAGTGCCCGTTATCAGAGCACTGTTACGCCCTCAAGCATGACACAATCACCCAGCTGCCCGGCAAAAAACCCAAAAAAGCACGCCCTAAACGCTCGGTGTATTGGTTGATTTACCTCGAAAACCAGCAAGTAGTGCTGCACAAGCGCCCCCCTTCTGGGATTTGGGGCGGCCTCTGGTGTTTCCCAGAAATAGACCAATCCGAGCAAGCTCCTGCGGATGCACAAAAACTCAGCAGTTTCGTGCACAAATTCAGCCATTACGACCTCGAAGTGCAGCCATTGCTAGTGAAAAAGCTTCCTAACACAGGTATCATGGAGCCCAACGAATTTGACAGCTTTGCGCTCAACTTCTTGCAAAAGAATACTCAGCAGAAAACCGCTGAAATCGGCCTACCGACACCCGTTAGTAAGGTGCTCGATAGCTTGAGCTAG
- a CDS encoding SLC13 family permease: protein MPFPDLPNGHALFVLLLTVFALYLFRRDDIPLETSCVVVLLVLTMGFTFAPFHNFNGHLEPMQFFSGFGHEALVAVCALMVAGQGLVRTGALEPIGRFLARIWKTAPLFSLLLTLLIAGILSAFVNNTPIVVLLLPILISVAVRSNRSPSGLLLPMGFATIVGGMATTIGTSTNLLVVSVAADLGLERFGMFDFMLPAAIAGAIAVVYLWLVAPKLTPERQALMKNTSPRIFTAQLHINEDSFADGKPLAEVIGKTDGMMKVTRIHRGSDASIMPMPDAIIRAGDKLRVTDSPDRLKEYEQVLGARLYKSGQEVNDDHPLTAENQQLSELVVTPGSPLAGRSLKDVSFMNQYGLVAIALHRADRVVDMHNKGLGKVTLHVGDVLLVQGGQSEIAEFKKRGDILVLDATTDLPRSHRAPRALIIMGLVILFAAVGLLPIAVSALGGALLMILTHCITWRDAMNALSAPVVLIVAASLALGIGMTATGAAEYLAQAFVSVLHGAPPAVLLSGLMLLLAILTNVVSNNAAAVIGTPIAVSVATQLNLPPEPFVIAVLFGANMSFATPMAYKTNLLVMNAGGYKFSDFVKVGVPLVILMWISLSIILPLLYGF, encoded by the coding sequence ATGCCATTTCCGGATTTACCGAATGGACACGCACTTTTCGTGCTGTTGCTGACGGTTTTTGCCTTATATCTATTCCGACGCGATGACATACCGCTGGAGACATCCTGCGTAGTCGTACTGTTGGTCTTAACCATGGGCTTTACCTTCGCACCATTCCATAACTTCAATGGTCATCTCGAACCGATGCAATTCTTCAGCGGCTTTGGCCACGAAGCTTTAGTTGCTGTGTGCGCCTTGATGGTAGCGGGTCAGGGATTGGTGCGCACCGGCGCCTTAGAGCCGATCGGCCGATTCTTAGCTCGGATCTGGAAAACTGCCCCCTTATTCTCATTATTGTTAACGCTATTAATTGCTGGCATTTTAAGCGCATTTGTTAACAATACGCCGATTGTTGTCTTATTGTTACCGATCCTTATCAGTGTTGCCGTTCGCTCAAACCGCAGTCCATCAGGGCTTTTACTGCCAATGGGGTTCGCAACCATTGTTGGCGGCATGGCGACCACTATTGGTACTTCAACCAACCTGTTAGTAGTTTCCGTTGCGGCTGATTTAGGGTTGGAGCGCTTTGGCATGTTCGACTTCATGTTACCGGCAGCCATTGCTGGCGCGATAGCCGTGGTTTACTTGTGGCTGGTTGCGCCGAAATTAACTCCTGAGCGTCAGGCGTTGATGAAAAATACTTCACCAAGAATTTTCACCGCCCAGCTTCATATTAATGAAGACTCTTTTGCCGATGGCAAACCTCTGGCCGAAGTCATTGGCAAAACCGATGGCATGATGAAGGTCACACGAATTCACCGTGGCTCAGACGCCTCGATTATGCCAATGCCGGACGCCATTATTCGTGCCGGTGATAAACTGCGGGTCACCGACTCGCCCGATCGCCTAAAAGAATATGAACAAGTTCTGGGGGCTCGGCTTTATAAATCAGGCCAAGAGGTCAATGATGATCACCCTCTCACGGCAGAAAACCAACAACTTTCAGAGCTGGTCGTCACGCCAGGCTCACCGCTAGCGGGACGTTCATTAAAAGACGTCAGCTTTATGAACCAATACGGGCTGGTCGCGATAGCCCTCCACCGCGCCGATCGCGTGGTTGATATGCATAATAAAGGCTTAGGCAAAGTGACCTTACACGTCGGTGATGTTTTATTGGTACAGGGCGGACAAAGTGAAATTGCTGAGTTTAAAAAGCGTGGCGATATTTTAGTGCTCGATGCAACAACCGATCTTCCCCGCTCACACCGCGCGCCAAGAGCCTTAATCATCATGGGCTTGGTCATTTTATTTGCAGCCGTTGGGTTATTGCCGATTGCTGTCAGTGCTTTAGGCGGTGCCTTGCTAATGATCTTGACCCACTGTATTACTTGGCGCGATGCCATGAACGCCCTCAGTGCGCCGGTGGTCCTGATTGTTGCCGCAAGTTTAGCACTGGGTATTGGCATGACCGCAACTGGCGCCGCAGAATATCTAGCGCAAGCCTTTGTCTCTGTACTTCATGGCGCACCACCAGCCGTTCTATTAAGCGGCCTGATGTTACTGTTAGCGATTTTAACCAACGTCGTCTCCAACAATGCCGCCGCGGTTATTGGCACCCCGATTGCGGTCAGCGTAGCGACCCAGTTGAACCTACCGCCAGAGCCATTCGTCATCGCCGTCTTGTTTGGTGCCAACATGAGCTTCGCCACGCCGATGGCTTATAAAACCAACTTACTGGTCATGAATGCCGGTGGTTACAAGTTCTCAGACTTTGTTAAAGTCGGTGTTCCGCTGGTTATCTTGATGTGGATATCGCTATCGATTATCCTGCCGCTCCTTTACGGCTTCTAG
- the trmB gene encoding tRNA (guanosine(46)-N7)-methyltransferase TrmB, translated as MNSEEKNQRKIRSFVLRKGRLTKGQQRAMDLHFPRLGLEFKKELYDFENIFGRQAPVVLEIGFGMGKSFAEQARDQRDHDFIGIEVHNPGVGACLVLAEEYELDNIRVINHDAVEVIEHCIPDHSLERIQIFFPDPWHKKRHHKRRIVQTEFCQKLHKKLKPGGVLHLATDWENYAEHMLEVLQPMPEFKNLSDTNDFVPRPESRPLTKFEVRGQNLGHGVWDLMFSAINS; from the coding sequence TTGAATTCTGAAGAAAAAAATCAACGCAAAATTCGCAGTTTTGTACTGCGCAAAGGCCGTTTAACCAAAGGCCAGCAGCGCGCAATGGACCTGCATTTCCCGCGTTTAGGGCTTGAATTCAAGAAAGAGCTGTACGATTTTGAGAATATCTTTGGTCGTCAGGCGCCGGTAGTTTTGGAAATCGGGTTTGGCATGGGGAAATCATTTGCCGAGCAGGCGCGAGACCAGCGCGATCACGACTTTATCGGTATTGAAGTGCATAACCCCGGTGTTGGCGCGTGTTTGGTGTTGGCTGAAGAGTATGAGCTGGATAATATTCGAGTGATTAATCATGATGCGGTAGAAGTGATTGAACATTGCATCCCAGACCATAGCCTTGAGCGCATCCAAATCTTTTTCCCTGATCCTTGGCATAAAAAGCGTCACCACAAGCGCCGTATAGTGCAAACTGAATTTTGCCAAAAGCTTCACAAGAAACTGAAACCGGGCGGTGTTCTACATTTAGCCACCGACTGGGAAAACTACGCTGAGCATATGTTAGAAGTACTTCAGCCGATGCCCGAGTTTAAAAACCTATCGGATACTAACGACTTTGTACCGCGTCCAGAATCACGACCTTTAACTAAGTTTGAAGTGAGAGGGCAGAATTTGGGGCATGGGGTTTGGGATCTGATGTTTTCAGCGATAAATTCTTAG
- a CDS encoding META domain-containing protein — translation MKYTLTLFITALTLGLTACKKETIPSDSHQPVASNFQVTAELMYREKMLAPEGSTVIATIQDVSIADKAAKVLSEEIIGLGGGVQLPLEVTLDLPKKQLQERRIYSLHAKVEGPDGQLMWISTTRHTIDISGQSHDMGKILLERVQSGTVGSDVDSKYPIPFTAKGNEPGWLVKIEQNRIEIQTNYGQNTVKAPRPIPQPYKGGYKYHAETDAHIAIIDVRRKLCYDDMSGRPYPARVTLTLDGKTYEGCGGDPLTLLTDVEWVVEDIAKTGIIDRSRVTINFDTEGRAYGISSCNSYSAAYTLTGENLTFNNPVGTMKACPPALMNQEKKFLDTLNKVTRYDIDGYGALILTTETGKTITARQQ, via the coding sequence ATGAAATACACACTGACTTTATTTATTACCGCTCTAACATTAGGCCTGACCGCCTGCAAAAAAGAAACCATCCCTAGTGACTCGCACCAGCCAGTCGCTTCAAACTTCCAGGTTACAGCAGAGTTAATGTACCGTGAAAAGATGCTCGCGCCTGAAGGCAGTACGGTCATTGCCACCATTCAGGATGTTTCTATTGCCGACAAGGCCGCAAAAGTACTGAGTGAAGAAATTATTGGTTTGGGTGGCGGCGTTCAGCTTCCGCTTGAAGTGACGCTGGATTTGCCGAAGAAACAACTACAAGAACGTCGCATCTACAGCCTCCACGCCAAAGTCGAAGGCCCCGACGGCCAACTGATGTGGATTTCAACCACAAGACATACGATTGATATCAGCGGACAATCTCATGATATGGGAAAAATTCTATTGGAACGCGTTCAATCCGGCACAGTCGGTTCTGACGTCGATTCGAAGTACCCGATTCCTTTTACTGCTAAAGGTAATGAGCCTGGCTGGTTAGTTAAGATTGAGCAAAACCGTATCGAAATCCAAACCAATTACGGTCAAAATACCGTAAAGGCGCCACGACCAATACCTCAGCCTTATAAAGGTGGCTATAAATATCATGCGGAAACAGACGCTCATATCGCCATTATTGATGTTCGACGCAAGCTTTGCTACGACGACATGTCCGGCCGCCCCTATCCCGCTCGCGTTACCCTAACCTTAGACGGCAAAACCTATGAAGGCTGTGGCGGCGACCCTTTAACTTTATTAACTGATGTCGAATGGGTGGTTGAGGACATTGCCAAAACAGGCATTATTGATAGATCGCGTGTCACCATCAACTTTGATACCGAAGGTCGCGCCTACGGCATATCGTCATGCAACAGCTACAGCGCCGCTTACACATTAACAGGGGAAAATTTGACCTTTAACAACCCCGTCGGCACGATGAAAGCTTGCCCACCAGCGTTAATGAATCAAGAGAAAAAGTTCTTAGACACTTTAAACAAAGTCACACGATACGACATCGACGGTTACGGTGCTTTGATTCTTACTACAGAAACCGGAAAGACTATTACTGCCAGACAGCAATAA
- the hemW gene encoding radical SAM family heme chaperone HemW: MLTNPPLSLYIHIPWCVRKCPYCDFNSHAIKNLKSDQQTEFDLPEQAYIDRLIEDLEQELPKVWGRRLHSIFIGGGTPSLFSPASLDRLLSAIRARLPFENDIEITMEANPGTFEAEKFRGFRQAGINRLSIGVQSFNATHLEQLGRIHNPEQAIAAAEFAHEAGYDSFNVDLMHGLPNQTVEQALSDLEIAISLKPHHISWYQLTLEPNTLFHQQPPQLPHDEVLWDIQEAGQALLAQHGYQQYETSAYAKDATLRAKHNLNYWRFGDYLGIGAGAHGKITRLDLGEVHRTTKKRHPKDYLQGSVNEISNDMPIPTSELPFEFMLNALRLIDGVPMSVFSQYTGLSLSTIQPTLQQAIDDGLIDNNPSQLKPTEKGALFLNELLERFLINYNSSESINIINLS; this comes from the coding sequence ATGCTGACCAATCCTCCGTTATCGCTGTATATCCATATCCCTTGGTGCGTGCGTAAGTGTCCTTATTGCGACTTCAACTCACACGCCATCAAAAACCTCAAGTCCGATCAACAAACTGAGTTCGACTTACCCGAACAGGCTTATATCGATCGACTGATAGAGGATCTTGAGCAGGAACTGCCGAAGGTTTGGGGCAGACGTTTGCACAGTATTTTTATTGGCGGGGGCACCCCGAGCTTATTCAGCCCAGCGTCATTAGACCGATTACTCAGCGCCATTCGAGCACGCCTACCGTTTGAGAACGACATTGAAATAACCATGGAAGCCAACCCCGGTACTTTCGAAGCCGAAAAGTTTCGTGGCTTCCGCCAGGCAGGCATTAATCGCCTGTCGATAGGCGTGCAAAGCTTTAACGCTACTCACTTGGAACAGCTGGGACGTATTCATAACCCCGAGCAGGCTATAGCGGCGGCTGAGTTTGCACATGAAGCAGGGTACGATTCGTTTAATGTCGATCTGATGCATGGCCTTCCCAATCAAACTGTTGAACAAGCTCTGAGTGATTTAGAAATAGCCATCAGCCTCAAACCGCACCACATTTCTTGGTATCAACTAACACTTGAACCCAACACACTGTTCCATCAACAGCCGCCGCAATTACCGCACGATGAAGTCTTATGGGATATCCAAGAAGCTGGCCAAGCACTGTTGGCGCAACACGGGTATCAACAATACGAAACATCGGCTTATGCTAAAGATGCTACACTTCGAGCAAAACATAATCTCAATTATTGGCGCTTTGGCGACTATTTAGGTATTGGTGCAGGCGCTCATGGCAAAATTACGCGACTGGACTTAGGTGAAGTCCACCGCACCACAAAAAAACGCCACCCAAAAGATTACTTGCAAGGCTCTGTCAATGAGATCAGCAATGATATGCCGATCCCGACATCGGAGCTACCGTTCGAATTTATGCTAAATGCTTTGCGCTTAATTGATGGCGTCCCCATGAGTGTGTTCAGTCAATACACCGGCCTTTCGCTCTCTACCATCCAACCAACCTTGCAACAAGCAATAGACGACGGTCTTATAGACAACAATCCCTCACAATTAAAGCCGACTGAAAAAGGCGCCCTCTTCCTTAACGAGTTGCTCGAAAGATTTCTTATCAACTATAATAGTTCTGAATCCATCAATATTATCAATTTATCCTAA
- the rdgB gene encoding RdgB/HAM1 family non-canonical purine NTP pyrophosphatase, translating into MQKIVLASGNRKKVAELTQLLAQFQLQVIPQTDLNVEDVPETGTTFVENAIIKARHAAEVTGLPAIADDSGIEVDYLGGQPGIYSARFSGSHGNDQANNDLLLAKLQGVPSEERSARYQCVLVFMKHAKDPTPLICQGSWEGQIMTQEVGDGGFGYDPLFWCEQHQCSAAQLKPEQKAAISHRGKALNELMQKLSESSS; encoded by the coding sequence ATGCAAAAAATTGTTCTCGCATCAGGCAACCGTAAAAAAGTCGCTGAACTCACCCAGCTATTGGCTCAGTTTCAACTGCAAGTGATCCCGCAAACTGATCTCAACGTGGAAGATGTTCCTGAAACGGGCACAACGTTTGTCGAAAACGCCATCATCAAAGCGCGGCACGCTGCGGAAGTAACAGGCTTGCCCGCAATCGCTGATGACTCCGGTATTGAAGTCGATTACCTTGGTGGTCAACCGGGGATTTATTCGGCTCGCTTCTCAGGCAGCCACGGCAATGATCAAGCCAACAACGACCTCTTGCTGGCCAAGCTTCAGGGCGTACCTAGCGAAGAACGCAGCGCACGCTACCAATGCGTACTGGTTTTTATGAAACACGCTAAGGACCCCACCCCGCTGATTTGTCAGGGAAGTTGGGAAGGTCAGATTATGACACAAGAAGTTGGCGATGGTGGTTTTGGCTATGATCCGCTGTTTTGGTGTGAGCAACATCAGTGCTCAGCGGCTCAGCTTAAGCCGGAACAAAAAGCAGCGATCAGCCATCGCGGAAAAGCGCTCAACGAATTAATGCAAAAGCTTAGCGAGTCTTCAAGCTGA
- a CDS encoding DUF4426 domain-containing protein, with protein sequence MKNVFIAGVMGLIAFISNPIEANQKRVDNYVIHYNAFNSSFIQPETAVQYKIQRSKYTGLLNVSVHKVVEDGEDKAMKVALRGRATNNLSQLQELGFKEVVEGDAVYYLADFQFRDEEDMDLDFTINIPGYDKPVSIDLTQKFYAD encoded by the coding sequence ATGAAAAACGTATTTATAGCTGGGGTCATGGGGCTTATTGCTTTTATTAGCAATCCAATTGAAGCGAATCAAAAGCGTGTGGACAATTACGTCATTCACTATAACGCCTTTAACAGCTCTTTTATCCAGCCGGAAACAGCCGTTCAATATAAAATTCAGCGCAGCAAATACACGGGTTTATTGAATGTCTCAGTGCATAAGGTGGTTGAAGATGGCGAAGACAAGGCAATGAAAGTTGCACTGCGCGGTCGAGCGACCAATAACCTGTCACAACTTCAAGAGTTGGGCTTTAAAGAGGTGGTTGAAGGTGATGCCGTGTACTACCTAGCCGATTTTCAGTTCCGCGATGAAGAAGATATGGATCTTGATTTTACCATCAATATCCCAGGTTACGACAAACCCGTCAGTATCGATCTAACCCAAAAATTCTACGCTGACTAA
- a CDS encoding YggT family protein, translating into MNNITFTLLEHLSNLLVMVFLLRLLLQLGQADFHNPISQFIHKFTAPVINPIRSIIPDMGRFSTASFMVALAIIVIKFFIISTVFITLPPQAMTLGIIIGLMMKGAPAMGGLIMIITNMLLILFLGLMIASFMSGGRYHPAVAFLYQVTRPILRPVQKIIPPIAGSIDLSPMIILFGLWFLQDALYSFGVKLITG; encoded by the coding sequence ATGAATAACATCACCTTCACTTTATTAGAGCATTTGTCCAATTTATTGGTCATGGTGTTCTTGCTACGACTGCTGTTACAACTTGGACAAGCGGACTTCCACAATCCTATTTCGCAGTTTATTCACAAGTTTACTGCGCCGGTCATCAACCCTATTCGCAGCATTATTCCTGATATGGGGCGCTTTAGTACGGCCAGTTTTATGGTGGCGTTAGCGATTATTGTGATTAAGTTTTTTATCATCTCGACGGTTTTCATCACTTTACCGCCGCAAGCCATGACCCTTGGCATTATTATTGGTTTGATGATGAAAGGGGCTCCAGCCATGGGCGGGCTCATTATGATTATCACCAACATGCTATTGATTCTATTTTTAGGTCTCATGATCGCCAGCTTCATGAGCGGTGGTCGGTACCATCCGGCAGTTGCTTTTTTATACCAGGTGACGCGCCCTATTTTGCGCCCGGTTCAAAAAATCATACCGCCGATCGCTGGCTCGATTGATTTATCACCAATGATCATTTTGTTCGGACTTTGGTTCCTGCAGGATGCTTTATACAGCTTTGGGGTTAAGTTGATCACGGGTTAA
- the proC gene encoding pyrroline-5-carboxylate reductase, translated as MTDSIEVLRKAKVGFIGAGNMAASILGGLIQSGLPAECIYVSNPSAGKLDALKEKYPTLNTTHDNTEVANHVDYLLLAVKPQKMSLACDDFKAMDLNHKCAISVAAGVTCDTLNNLLGADTPVVRSMPNTPSLIGYGATGLYANSKVTEQQREATSAIFEAVGKSIWVEDEDLMDVVTAVSGSGPAHYFLFMESVVQGGMDLGLPKETARELAAQTALGAAAMVQQNGDTEIGQLRRNVTSPGGTTAAALDTLNDHKLPEIVKKALEASVKRGKELAEIANQ; from the coding sequence ATGACTGATTCGATAGAAGTATTACGTAAAGCAAAAGTTGGGTTCATTGGCGCTGGCAACATGGCAGCAAGCATCTTAGGTGGCTTGATCCAGTCAGGCCTTCCTGCAGAGTGTATTTACGTTAGCAACCCTAGCGCAGGAAAGTTAGATGCACTTAAAGAAAAATACCCGACACTCAATACCACTCATGACAATACTGAAGTCGCCAACCATGTGGATTATCTGCTGTTAGCGGTAAAACCCCAAAAAATGTCGTTGGCATGCGATGATTTTAAAGCGATGGACTTGAACCATAAGTGCGCCATTTCAGTTGCCGCAGGTGTTACCTGTGACACTTTGAATAACCTTCTCGGCGCTGACACTCCGGTCGTTCGCAGCATGCCAAATACCCCGAGCTTGATTGGCTACGGTGCAACGGGCTTATACGCCAACAGCAAAGTGACTGAGCAACAGCGCGAAGCCACCAGTGCCATTTTCGAAGCTGTAGGCAAAAGCATTTGGGTTGAAGATGAAGATTTGATGGACGTGGTTACGGCAGTTTCAGGTAGCGGCCCTGCCCATTACTTCCTGTTTATGGAGTCTGTGGTTCAAGGCGGTATGGATCTCGGCTTACCGAAAGAAACCGCTCGTGAGCTTGCTGCGCAAACTGCGCTCGGCGCTGCGGCAATGGTTCAACAAAATGGTGATACTGAAATCGGCCAACTGCGTCGTAATGTCACCTCTCCAGGCGGGACGACTGCAGCCGCGCTGGATACTCTGAACGACCACAAATTACCTGAAATAGTGAAGAAAGCTTTAGAAGCTTCGGTAAAACGCGGCAAAGAATTAGCTGAAATTGCGAATCAATAG
- a CDS encoding YggS family pyridoxal phosphate-dependent enzyme, which translates to MTTSIASQLELLQQEIAKSREKRANFEDNVRLIAVSKRQPIDKVEEAYQNGHREFGENFVQEGVEKIQKLGKSDIEWHMLGAIQSRKCKDIAAHFDWVQSVDRIKIINKLNQAREGMAPLNVCIQVNLFGEAQKAGVNEQVCFELAEAIQNSPNLTLRGIMALPPKQTEYPKQLQQFEKVTELYQQLAEQYPDIDTLSMGMSGDFEAAIAAGSTMIRIGTAIFGQRDA; encoded by the coding sequence ATGACAACTAGCATAGCCTCTCAACTAGAACTTCTGCAACAAGAAATCGCAAAAAGCCGCGAGAAACGCGCGAATTTTGAGGATAATGTGCGCCTGATCGCTGTTAGTAAGCGCCAACCCATTGATAAAGTTGAAGAAGCCTACCAAAACGGTCACCGGGAATTCGGTGAAAACTTTGTCCAAGAAGGCGTTGAGAAAATCCAAAAACTGGGGAAAAGTGACATCGAATGGCACATGCTCGGGGCCATTCAAAGCCGTAAATGCAAAGACATCGCGGCTCATTTCGATTGGGTACAGAGTGTCGATCGGATTAAGATCATTAATAAACTCAATCAAGCCCGAGAGGGCATGGCGCCACTGAACGTCTGTATTCAGGTCAATTTATTTGGTGAAGCACAAAAAGCAGGGGTTAATGAGCAGGTTTGCTTCGAGTTAGCTGAGGCGATTCAAAACAGTCCCAACCTGACCCTGCGCGGCATTATGGCGCTGCCCCCGAAACAAACCGAGTATCCCAAGCAATTACAGCAGTTCGAGAAGGTTACTGAACTTTATCAGCAGTTAGCAGAACAATACCCAGATATCGATACACTTTCGATGGGCATGTCGGGCGATTTTGAGGCTGCGATTGCCGCTGGCAGTACCATGATCCGCATTGGTACAGCCATTTTTGGCCAGCGCGATGCATAA
- a CDS encoding type IV pilus twitching motility protein PilT: protein MDITELLAFSVKNNASDLHISAGMPPLIRVDGDIRRINVPPLEDKEVHSLIYDIMNDKQRKDYEEFLEADFSFELQDLARFRVNAFIQNRGRAAVFRTIPSRVLTLDDLKAPKIFQDISMQPRGLVLVTGPTGSGKSTTLAGMVDYINDSKHDHILTIEDPIEFVHESKKCLVNQREVHRDTHSFSNALRSALREDPDIILVGEMRDLETIRLALTAAETGHLVFGTLHTTSAAKTIDRVIDVFPEGEKMMVRSMLSESLQAVIAQTLLKRTGGGRVAAHEILIGTPAIRNLIREAKVAQMYSAMQTGMSLGMQTLDHSLKQLVSKGVVSRQDARLKASNKEEF, encoded by the coding sequence ATGGATATTACAGAGCTTTTAGCGTTCAGTGTAAAGAACAACGCATCGGATTTACACATCTCCGCTGGTATGCCACCACTGATTCGTGTCGATGGCGATATTCGTCGAATTAACGTGCCGCCGCTAGAAGACAAAGAAGTCCATTCGCTGATTTACGACATTATGAATGATAAGCAGCGAAAAGACTACGAAGAGTTTCTTGAAGCGGATTTCTCATTCGAATTACAAGACTTAGCACGTTTTCGTGTTAACGCCTTTATTCAAAACCGCGGTCGTGCAGCGGTATTTCGTACCATTCCCTCGCGCGTTTTAACGCTTGATGATTTAAAAGCGCCTAAGATTTTCCAAGACATTTCAATGCAGCCTCGTGGTTTGGTGTTGGTAACGGGACCTACCGGTTCAGGTAAATCAACAACCTTGGCCGGCATGGTCGATTATATTAATGACAGCAAACATGATCACATTTTAACGATTGAGGATCCGATCGAGTTTGTTCATGAGAGTAAGAAATGTTTGGTCAACCAACGTGAGGTTCATCGCGATACTCACAGCTTCTCTAACGCACTGCGCTCAGCGCTTCGTGAAGACCCTGATATTATTCTGGTGGGTGAGATGCGTGACCTTGAAACGATTCGTCTTGCGCTAACGGCGGCAGAAACTGGTCACTTAGTATTCGGTACACTGCATACCACCTCTGCGGCAAAAACCATTGACCGTGTGATTGACGTTTTCCCGGAAGGCGAAAAAATGATGGTACGTTCGATGCTGTCGGAGTCATTGCAGGCAGTTATCGCGCAGACACTGTTGAAAAGAACGGGTGGCGGTCGTGTTGCGGCGCATGAAATCCTCATTGGAACACCGGCGATTCGTAACTTGATCCGTGAAGCGAAAGTTGCACAAATGTACTCGGCGATGCAGACCGGTATGTCTCTGGGCATGCAGACGTTAGACCATAGTTTGAAACAGCTGGTAAGTAAGGGTGTTGTTTCGCGTCAAGATGCGCGTTTGAAAGCGAGCAATAAAGAAGAATTTTAG